A portion of the Pseudomonadota bacterium genome contains these proteins:
- a CDS encoding serine protein kinase PrkA: protein MSKDDHELESLSAAVRDRFLAEKRVLSYDEYLGQVLEHPRRHTRDAARYLKSCFDYFGHYSVERPYGKSRRWRLFDLEFQASDGQRRRELLAGQEQAQEAFYRIVSNFVREGRANRLVLLYGPNGSAKSTFVACLMKATEHYSTSDEGALYRSAWIFPRGRDGQTIGFGSEDEASSAQHTFANLEPGKIDVKLASELREHPLLLLPLDERRKFLSRAYRAHDLDDTLPDLIWNGQLSQKNKDIFEALLTAYSGDLRKVLAHVQVERFYISRRFRTGAVTIGPEMAVDARERQLTADRSLASLPGSLSTVTLFETAGELVDGSGGLIEYSDLLTRPLEAWKYLLLAIETGEVALQYSILPVNSVLVASSNDLHLRAFREHPEYRSFRGRLQPVRMPYLLDYRQEQQIYDAQIVPQMQRPVAPHTTMVAAMWAVLTRLLRPEAKNYRNHALAKIACSLTPMEKLRLYADATVPSRLSADEGKELRAGLADIVHEVDASDVYEGATGASPREIRTRLLDAAQHPDYRCLSPLAVLECLEELCDQKDYEYLERKPDDGYYDHRSFIDSVRDEWLFKVDDSVRTCSGLVDEAQYRDLFERYITHVSLWVKNERYENPVTGQLEDPDAQLMKSIEGILEVRDAEDFRRNLINAIAAHAIDHPGQKVDHSVVSGRYLERVKASYFAERAKQIAEVLRGMLALLRGDAEHLEPGPRSRASDALEQFKSHYAYCDECALEVLDELLHRRYLDV from the coding sequence ATGAGCAAGGACGACCACGAGCTCGAGTCTTTGAGCGCTGCAGTTCGTGACCGCTTCCTGGCCGAGAAGCGCGTGCTGTCGTACGACGAATACCTGGGACAGGTGCTCGAGCACCCCCGGCGCCACACACGCGACGCGGCTCGCTATCTCAAGAGCTGCTTCGACTACTTCGGTCACTACAGCGTGGAGCGGCCCTACGGCAAGTCGCGGCGCTGGCGCTTATTCGATCTGGAGTTTCAGGCGAGCGACGGCCAGCGCAGACGGGAGCTGCTCGCTGGCCAGGAGCAAGCTCAAGAAGCGTTCTATCGAATCGTGTCGAATTTCGTGCGCGAGGGGCGGGCCAACCGTCTGGTGCTCCTCTACGGTCCCAACGGCAGCGCGAAGAGCACTTTTGTCGCCTGCCTGATGAAAGCCACAGAGCATTATTCGACCTCGGATGAAGGCGCCCTCTACCGGAGCGCTTGGATTTTTCCCAGAGGGAGGGACGGCCAGACCATCGGCTTCGGATCCGAGGATGAAGCTTCCAGCGCGCAGCACACTTTTGCGAACCTCGAGCCCGGTAAGATAGATGTCAAGCTCGCTAGCGAGCTTCGCGAGCATCCGCTCTTGCTCTTGCCGCTGGACGAACGACGCAAGTTCTTGTCCAGGGCCTATCGGGCGCACGACCTTGACGACACGCTGCCCGATCTCATCTGGAACGGCCAGTTGAGCCAGAAGAACAAGGACATCTTCGAGGCCCTGCTGACGGCCTACAGCGGAGATCTGCGCAAGGTACTCGCCCACGTGCAGGTCGAGCGCTTTTACATATCCCGTCGGTTCCGCACAGGGGCGGTTACCATAGGCCCTGAGATGGCTGTGGATGCGCGGGAACGCCAGCTGACCGCGGATCGCTCCCTCGCATCGTTGCCTGGATCGCTTAGCACCGTCACGCTCTTCGAAACCGCCGGCGAATTGGTTGACGGTTCCGGTGGGTTGATCGAATACAGCGACCTGCTGACGCGTCCCCTGGAGGCCTGGAAGTACCTGCTGCTGGCGATCGAGACCGGGGAAGTGGCCTTGCAGTACTCGATTCTGCCGGTGAACTCGGTCTTGGTGGCAAGCTCCAACGACCTGCACCTCAGAGCGTTCCGCGAGCACCCGGAGTATCGCTCCTTTCGGGGCCGATTGCAGCCTGTGCGCATGCCCTATCTGTTGGACTACCGCCAGGAGCAGCAGATCTACGACGCGCAGATCGTGCCTCAAATGCAGCGACCGGTGGCACCCCACACCACCATGGTCGCCGCCATGTGGGCTGTACTCACGCGCTTGCTGCGCCCCGAGGCAAAGAACTACCGCAACCACGCACTCGCCAAGATCGCCTGTTCGCTGACGCCGATGGAGAAGCTGCGACTGTATGCCGACGCCACCGTTCCTTCGCGTCTATCCGCCGACGAGGGCAAGGAGCTGCGTGCCGGTTTGGCGGACATCGTTCACGAAGTCGACGCAAGCGACGTGTACGAGGGCGCGACAGGCGCGTCCCCGCGGGAGATCAGGACACGGCTTCTCGACGCTGCTCAGCACCCGGACTACCGCTGCCTGTCCCCACTCGCTGTTCTCGAGTGTCTTGAGGAGCTGTGCGACCAGAAGGACTACGAGTACCTGGAGCGGAAACCGGACGATGGTTACTACGACCACCGCTCGTTCATTGACAGCGTGCGCGACGAGTGGCTGTTCAAGGTCGATGACTCGGTGCGTACCTGTTCAGGGCTGGTCGACGAAGCCCAGTACAGGGACCTGTTCGAGCGCTACATCACGCACGTGTCGCTGTGGGTCAAGAACGAGCGCTACGAGAACCCAGTTACCGGTCAGTTGGAGGATCCAGACGCGCAGCTCATGAAATCGATCGAGGGCATCCTGGAAGTACGCGATGCGGAGGATTTTCGCCGCAACCTCATCAACGCGATCGCCGCGCACGCCATAGATCATCCCGGACAGAAGGTGGACCACTCCGTCGTGTCGGGGCGCTACCTGGAGCGGGTCAAGGCATCGTACTTTGCCGAACGAGCCAAGCAGATCGCCGAGGTCTTGCGCGGGATGCTGGCCTTGTTGAGGGGCGACGCGGAGCATCTGGAGCCGGGACCACGTTCGAGAGCAAGCGACGCGCTCGAGCAGTTCAAGAGCCATTACGCCTACTGCGACGAATGCGCGCTGGAAGTACTGGACGAGCTGCTGCACCGGCGCTACCTCGACGTCTAA
- a CDS encoding RluA family pseudouridine synthase, with protein sequence MRLDRFIRWRIPRLSRTRAQQIVRACAFRADGSRRRAAELVRGGEVVLLVRRRFAEPEVPLEFRILMSDDSIVAVDKPAGLPVHPSATYHRNTLSWLLRQRFPDGAPRIAHRLDRETSGVVLCGRHPQSERALKIAFERRLVRKRYVAIVRGVVQLDSGVIDLPVVRSAGGLHLLMQACVAGGGRPALTRYRVLARSLRHTLLQLEPQTGRQHQLRVHLSALGHPILGDKLYGPEGEGPFLEYIETGMTPSLEARLGHHRQALHAQTLRFSHPSQGDLVSVSAPLAADLGRLWRSLSPPSLPPPALESDSSSHRARESGYEGLELA encoded by the coding sequence ATGCGCCTGGACCGGTTCATTCGCTGGCGCATTCCGCGGCTGTCTCGCACTCGCGCGCAACAGATCGTGCGAGCGTGCGCCTTTCGCGCGGATGGCTCTCGACGGCGCGCAGCAGAGCTCGTCCGTGGCGGGGAAGTGGTGCTTCTGGTGCGCCGGCGCTTCGCTGAGCCTGAGGTTCCTCTTGAGTTCAGGATCCTGATGTCGGATGATTCGATCGTCGCGGTCGACAAGCCGGCGGGTCTTCCGGTGCATCCATCGGCGACGTATCACCGCAACACGCTTAGCTGGCTGCTGCGGCAACGCTTTCCGGATGGGGCTCCCCGGATCGCACACCGGTTGGACCGAGAGACCAGCGGCGTAGTGTTGTGCGGGCGCCATCCGCAGTCTGAGCGCGCGCTAAAGATCGCCTTTGAACGGCGGCTCGTTCGCAAGCGGTACGTGGCCATCGTTCGAGGTGTCGTGCAGCTGGATTCCGGCGTGATCGACTTGCCCGTCGTGCGCAGCGCAGGGGGGCTTCACCTGCTCATGCAGGCGTGCGTCGCCGGGGGTGGACGGCCCGCGCTTACGCGCTATCGGGTGCTGGCCCGGAGTCTGCGCCACACGCTGCTGCAGCTCGAGCCCCAGACGGGCCGCCAGCATCAGCTTCGCGTGCACCTGTCCGCTCTCGGGCACCCGATCCTCGGAGACAAGCTCTACGGTCCCGAAGGCGAAGGTCCATTCCTCGAGTACATCGAAACCGGCATGACGCCATCGCTCGAGGCCAGGTTGGGCCATCACCGGCAGGCCTTGCATGCCCAGACGCTGCGCTTTTCCCATCCCTCGCAGGGCGATCTCGTCAGCGTGTCCGCCCCGCTGGCCGCCGATCTAGGGCGCTTGTGGCGCAGTTTGTCTCCGCCCAGTTTGCCTCCGCCAGCACTGGAGTCCGACTCGTCGTCCCATCGAGCGCGTGAGAGCGGTTACGAAGGACTCGAGCTCGCATGA
- the rpmB gene encoding 50S ribosomal protein L28 yields the protein MAHGCALCGKTRQAAHKVSHSNIKTRKWQRPNLQRVRALVDGRATHIVVCTRCIRSGRVTKAA from the coding sequence ATGGCACATGGCTGCGCATTGTGTGGCAAAACAAGGCAGGCGGCTCACAAGGTGAGTCACTCCAACATCAAGACGCGCAAGTGGCAGCGGCCAAACCTGCAGCGCGTGCGCGCGCTCGTAGACGGCCGAGCGACACACATCGTCGTTTGTACGCGCTGCATTCGCTCGGGGCGGGTGACCAAGGCGGCCTGA
- the greA gene encoding transcription elongation factor GreA, whose product MERVPMTLEGHRALAGELKRLKEVERPRVANEIGLAREHGDLRENFEYHAAKDKQGLIEARIADLEDKLARADVVDSSQMKGDRVKFGARVTLEDVASGRQLEYRIVGPVESDIDKGTISVTSPVARAMINREVGDEVRVQAPGGLRVYEITELRWS is encoded by the coding sequence ATGGAACGGGTACCGATGACCCTGGAGGGCCACCGTGCTCTCGCTGGCGAGCTGAAACGGCTCAAGGAGGTCGAGCGGCCTCGGGTTGCAAACGAGATCGGCCTGGCTCGCGAGCATGGCGATCTGCGGGAGAACTTCGAATACCATGCGGCCAAGGACAAGCAGGGGCTGATCGAGGCGCGGATCGCGGACCTGGAGGACAAGCTGGCGCGCGCGGACGTCGTGGACAGCAGTCAGATGAAGGGTGACCGGGTCAAATTCGGTGCTCGCGTGACGCTCGAGGACGTGGCTTCGGGCAGGCAGCTGGAGTACCGAATTGTCGGACCCGTGGAATCGGACATCGACAAGGGTACCATCTCGGTTACCTCGCCTGTTGCCCGGGCCATGATCAACCGGGAAGTCGGCGACGAGGTCAGGGTCCAGGCTCCCGGGGGTCTACGCGTCTACGAGATCACGGAGCTGCGCTGGAGCTAG
- the carB gene encoding carbamoyl-phosphate synthase large subunit, with amino-acid sequence MPRRSDIRRILLLGSGPIVIGQACEFDYSGTQGARALRQEGYEVILVNSNPATVMTDPDFADRTYIEPLDERTVEAVIAREQPDALLPTLGGQTALNVALALAERGVLQRHGVRLIGAGVEAIRKAEDREGFKRAMERIGLDVPHAMLVRTLAEAREAVAEIGLPVILRPSYTLGGSGGGVVQRAEEFEAAIQWAFQQSPTHECLLEQSVLGWKEFELEVIRDHADNFAVICTIENLDPMGVHTGDSITVAPAMTLTDKEFQRLRNMARAVITEVGVDTGGSNIQFAVNPDDGRVVVIEMNPRVSRSSALASKATGYPIAKIAAKLAIGYRLDELRNDVTGTNSAFEPSIDYVVVKIPRFAFEKFPGADPRLTTQMKSVGEVMAIGKTFKQALLKASRALENGRDGLTSLIGKIDYCELAGRLADDEGKGQQLDSLPRAASEAGAAGREELREALLQIIGTPLSDRLWFLADAFRCGATQREVQAATGIDPWFLSQLAQIVEEEQRLARLDAPLPLETLASAKSLGLSDAAIARAVGQGKQALRRQRQEAALHPVYARVDSCAAEFQALTPYLYSTWGERSEVQSSNRQKVMILGGGPNRIGQGIEFDYCCVHAAFALRDLGIETIMVNCNPETVSTDYDVSDRLYFEPLTFEDVMEIVRAERPGGVIVQFGGQTPLKLAVPLARAGVRVLGTPAEAIDRAEDREKFDDLLEALKLRRPRGYIARGANEAIDAVDRLGLPVVVRPSYVLGGRAMEIVHSREALERYLRLALEALEDSEIGTILVDEFLEDAIEVDVDCLSDGTQVVIAGVMQHVEAAGVHSGDSTMVLPPHTLPPEVLAVIRSSTCALAVELGVVGLMNVQFAIRGSAVYVIEVNPRASRTVPFVSKAIGRPLAQLATKIMAGKTLSELGFDRELTPPHVAVKESVFPFAKFPGVDTILGPEMRSTGEVMGIADTFPEAFLKSMLASGNGLPNCGTVFISVRDADKPAACEIALRLWEKGFNLIATTGTRCALRGARIPVEHVNKVKEGSPHIADLLKAGKIDIVVNTTSGEEAIQDSFSLRRQTLMSGVPYFTTIAAAAAAAGAVATETNAEPRVRSLQEYHERQAAGSRRP; translated from the coding sequence ATGCCGCGGCGCAGCGACATTCGACGCATACTCCTACTTGGGTCTGGACCGATCGTAATAGGGCAGGCATGCGAGTTCGATTATTCGGGCACGCAGGGGGCCAGGGCTCTGCGTCAAGAGGGCTACGAGGTCATCCTGGTCAATTCGAATCCGGCGACGGTCATGACCGATCCCGATTTTGCTGATCGGACCTACATCGAACCGCTGGACGAGCGAACCGTCGAAGCCGTTATCGCGCGGGAGCAGCCCGACGCCTTGCTGCCAACTCTCGGTGGCCAGACCGCGCTGAACGTAGCGCTGGCGCTGGCTGAACGGGGCGTGCTGCAGCGCCATGGCGTCAGGTTGATCGGCGCCGGCGTCGAGGCGATCCGCAAAGCAGAGGATCGTGAGGGTTTCAAGCGGGCGATGGAGCGGATCGGCCTGGACGTGCCTCACGCGATGCTTGTCCGGACTCTGGCGGAGGCTCGAGAGGCCGTCGCCGAGATCGGTCTTCCTGTGATCCTGCGACCCTCGTACACGTTGGGGGGATCCGGTGGGGGGGTAGTGCAGCGGGCGGAAGAGTTCGAGGCAGCGATCCAGTGGGCTTTTCAACAAAGTCCAACGCACGAGTGTCTCCTGGAGCAGAGCGTCCTCGGCTGGAAAGAGTTCGAACTCGAGGTGATTCGAGACCATGCCGACAACTTCGCTGTGATCTGCACGATCGAGAATCTGGATCCGATGGGCGTGCACACGGGCGACTCCATCACGGTGGCGCCCGCCATGACGCTGACCGACAAGGAATTTCAGCGGCTGCGCAACATGGCGCGGGCGGTGATCACGGAAGTGGGCGTGGACACGGGAGGTTCCAACATCCAGTTTGCAGTCAACCCGGACGACGGGCGGGTCGTGGTGATTGAAATGAACCCCAGGGTATCTCGATCGAGCGCCCTGGCTTCCAAGGCGACGGGCTACCCGATCGCAAAGATCGCAGCGAAACTAGCGATAGGCTACCGGCTTGACGAGCTGCGCAACGATGTGACCGGGACCAACTCGGCGTTCGAACCGAGCATTGACTATGTGGTCGTCAAGATCCCGCGCTTTGCGTTTGAGAAGTTTCCGGGTGCCGATCCACGCTTGACCACCCAAATGAAATCCGTGGGCGAAGTGATGGCGATCGGCAAGACCTTCAAGCAAGCGCTGCTGAAGGCCTCGCGGGCGCTCGAGAATGGTCGCGATGGACTGACATCACTGATTGGTAAGATCGATTATTGCGAGCTTGCCGGGCGGCTTGCCGACGACGAGGGGAAGGGCCAGCAGCTTGACAGCTTGCCCCGCGCGGCCTCGGAAGCGGGAGCGGCGGGGAGGGAGGAGCTGCGCGAGGCCCTGCTGCAGATTATTGGCACGCCGCTCAGCGATCGACTCTGGTTCCTCGCGGACGCGTTCCGCTGTGGCGCCACGCAGCGCGAGGTGCAGGCCGCTACCGGGATCGATCCGTGGTTCCTGTCTCAACTGGCGCAAATCGTGGAGGAGGAGCAGCGACTCGCTCGACTGGACGCGCCGCTGCCCCTGGAGACGCTCGCCTCGGCGAAGTCGCTCGGATTGTCGGATGCTGCCATTGCTCGGGCGGTCGGCCAGGGCAAACAGGCGCTACGGCGGCAGCGGCAGGAGGCGGCGCTGCATCCAGTCTATGCGCGCGTGGACAGCTGTGCCGCTGAGTTTCAGGCGTTGACGCCCTACTTGTATTCGACGTGGGGGGAGCGCTCCGAGGTTCAGTCGTCCAACCGACAGAAGGTCATGATCCTGGGCGGCGGACCGAATCGAATCGGGCAAGGGATCGAGTTCGACTACTGCTGCGTTCATGCGGCGTTTGCGCTCAGGGATCTGGGCATCGAGACCATCATGGTCAATTGCAATCCCGAGACGGTGTCAACGGACTACGACGTCTCGGACCGGCTGTACTTCGAGCCCCTTACGTTCGAAGACGTCATGGAGATCGTGCGAGCGGAACGTCCCGGCGGCGTGATCGTCCAGTTTGGCGGCCAGACCCCGCTGAAGCTGGCGGTGCCGCTGGCCAGAGCGGGGGTCCGGGTGCTCGGAACGCCGGCGGAAGCCATCGATAGAGCCGAGGACAGGGAGAAGTTCGACGACTTGTTGGAGGCATTGAAGCTGCGCCGCCCGCGGGGCTACATTGCGCGCGGCGCTAACGAGGCGATCGACGCGGTGGATCGCTTGGGGCTGCCGGTCGTGGTTCGACCGAGCTACGTGCTCGGCGGGCGGGCCATGGAGATCGTGCATTCGCGCGAGGCGCTCGAGCGCTACCTTCGTCTGGCGCTCGAGGCGCTCGAGGACAGCGAGATCGGCACGATTCTCGTCGACGAATTCCTCGAAGACGCCATCGAGGTGGACGTGGACTGTCTCTCGGACGGCACTCAGGTCGTAATCGCTGGAGTGATGCAGCACGTCGAGGCTGCCGGGGTACATTCCGGTGACTCGACCATGGTGCTGCCACCCCATACGTTGCCCCCCGAGGTGCTGGCGGTCATCCGCTCGTCGACGTGTGCACTGGCCGTGGAGCTCGGTGTCGTTGGCCTCATGAACGTGCAGTTCGCGATTCGCGGTAGCGCCGTGTATGTGATCGAGGTGAACCCAAGAGCGTCGAGGACAGTACCTTTCGTCAGCAAGGCAATCGGCCGGCCGCTCGCCCAGCTGGCGACCAAGATCATGGCTGGAAAGACGCTGAGCGAGCTTGGCTTCGATCGCGAGCTGACACCGCCGCACGTAGCAGTCAAGGAATCTGTCTTCCCTTTCGCGAAGTTTCCCGGAGTCGACACTATCTTGGGTCCGGAAATGCGCTCCACCGGCGAAGTCATGGGCATCGCCGACACCTTTCCCGAAGCCTTTTTGAAGTCCATGCTGGCCAGCGGCAACGGCCTGCCCAACTGCGGAACCGTGTTCATCAGCGTGCGAGATGCCGATAAGCCCGCAGCCTGCGAGATTGCGCTGCGCCTGTGGGAGAAGGGCTTCAACCTGATCGCGACCACCGGGACTCGCTGCGCACTGAGGGGCGCGCGTATTCCTGTCGAACACGTCAACAAGGTAAAGGAAGGCTCCCCCCATATTGCGGACCTGCTCAAGGCGGGCAAGATCGACATTGTCGTGAATACGACATCGGGGGAGGAAGCGATTCAGGACAGCTTCTCGCTGCGCAGGCAGACCCTGATGTCCGGAGTGCCCTATTTCACCACGATCGCGGCTGCGGCTGCGGCAGCGGGTGCCGTGGCCACCGAGACCAACGCAGAACCCCGCGTGCGCTCGCTGCAGGAATACCACGAGCGGCAAGCTGCAGGCTCCAGGCGCCCTTAG
- the tsaE gene encoding tRNA (adenosine(37)-N6)-threonylcarbamoyltransferase complex ATPase subunit type 1 TsaE yields the protein MGPDDVDSTGAMPASDERELSTRRDTRRFGRALAKALRPGDLLLFEGGLGAGKTFLARAVARGLGVPASVAVTSPTFALVHELPGRVPVVHADLYRLPDGRALEEIGLRERVGGDAVVLVEWGERFLNGLGRQALVLRLDFAPRGGRIVHSIPHGVMGRRLLATLRACEDSSG from the coding sequence GTGGGTCCTGACGACGTGGACAGCACCGGTGCCATGCCAGCGAGCGATGAGCGGGAGCTCTCGACACGGCGCGATACCCGGCGCTTCGGCAGGGCGCTGGCCAAGGCCCTGCGGCCGGGCGACCTGTTGCTGTTCGAAGGTGGACTCGGCGCCGGCAAGACGTTCCTGGCTCGCGCTGTGGCCAGAGGACTCGGCGTGCCCGCGAGCGTGGCAGTGACAAGCCCGACGTTCGCCTTGGTGCACGAGCTGCCGGGTCGGGTGCCTGTCGTTCACGCGGATCTCTACCGGCTGCCTGACGGGCGGGCGCTGGAGGAGATCGGTTTGCGCGAGCGAGTGGGTGGCGATGCTGTGGTGCTGGTGGAGTGGGGCGAGCGCTTCTTGAACGGATTAGGTAGGCAAGCCCTTGTGTTGAGGCTGGATTTTGCCCCTCGAGGCGGAAGGATCGTCCACTCGATTCCGCATGGGGTCATGGGCCGACGGCTGCTGGCCACGCTGCGCGCGTGTGAGGATTCGAGTGGCTGA